One Vicinamibacterales bacterium genomic window, GGCGCGCTACGAAGCGCAGGCCGTCACGCCGTGGCTCGCCAACCTGTCGCTGACCGCCTACTACCAGCGCACGGAGCGGCTGTTGCGCACCACGCTGCCGGTGCAGTTCCCGGCGCCGACGGCGGTCACCTTCTTCCCGATCAACGTCATGCGCCTCGACATCATGTCCGACACCGAGCAGCGCGTGTGGACGCCCGGCGTGGACCTGCACGCGGTGTTCGTGCCGGCCGCGAACCACCTGCTGACCACCGGCGCGACGTTCTATCGCGACAGCAGCAGCGACTTGCGCACCACGGCGACGACCATGTCGCTGGTTGGCCAGGTGGCGCTGGGCGCGAGGGGGCCGGCGGCGGCGCCGCTGCCGTCGCCGATGGCGTTGGGCCCGGCGTCGATCGCGCACCCCGTCCGCGTGCCCGATGCCAGTCTGCGCGACATCGCGGTGTTCGCGCAGGATGAATGGCGCGTGCGCCCCGCCCTGTCGGTGGTGGCCGGGCTTCGCGGCGACTTCTACACCGTGAACACCGAAGCCACGCCTGGCTACGACGTCATGAGCGTGATCGGCAATGCCAAGCCGGCCATCGACCTGTCGACGCTGCCTGACGCGGCCGGCGCCACTTACTCGCGCAAGGCGATGACCGGCGACATCGGCATTGTCTCGAACCCCGATGGCGCCATCAACCCGTTCGTCCGCTTCGGTCGCAGCTATCGCCATCCCAACCTCGAAGAGCTGCTGTTTGCGGGACCGGCGACCGCCGGCGCCATCGTGCCGAACGTGAAGATCAAGCCGGAGACCGGCAACAACTTCGACGCCGGTGTGAAGTTCCGCGCCGGTAAGGTGTCGGGCGGGGCCTACTACTTCCTGAACCAGTACCAGAACTTCATTGCCCAGGACCTCGTGGTGGCGACCAACTCGGCCGGCGCCCTGGCGCAGTCCACCAACTACGGCGACGTGCGCATCACCGGCGTCGAGCTGAACGCGGCCGCGCCGTTCGTGTTCCGGCCCGGCGTGCTGACGCTGACCGGCGCCGCGGCGCTGACGCGCGGCACCATCACCGACGGCGTCAACCCGCTCGACAACAGCTCGCTCGCCGGCACGCCCTTCGACAACATCACGCCGTCGAAGGTGATTGTCAACGCGCGGTTCACCCAGTCCAGCGGGCGGTGGTGGGCCGAGTACGGGGTCCGCAGCCAGGCCGAGGTGAAGCGGGTGGCCGAGACGCTGCTCGACTCGCCGTTTCTGATCGCGCAGGACCTGCTGGCCCTCAAGGGCTTCACGGTCCAGCGCGCCGCGTTCGGCGTCAACATCACCCGCGGCCGCGACCGCGTCGGCCTGGTGTTGGCGGTGGAAAACCTCGGCGATACCTACTACCGCGAGCAGTTCCAGTTTGCGCCTGCGCGCGGCCGCAGTTTCACCATCGGACTGAACGTGGGGGCCTTCTAATGAACGGCATGTCGGCGTCGCTTGTGCACTACGTACCGATCGTCACCACGATTCTCGCGGTGCCGTTCGCGCTCGAGATCTTCCGGCGCTATCTCGCGAACCCGGACCGCCTGCACCTGCTGTGGTGGGCGATCGGGGTCGCGACCTACGGCGTCGGCACGTTCACCGAAGCCACCACCACGCTGATCGGCTGGAACGAGCCGACCTTTCGGGCGTGGTACATCTCGGGGGCGCTGCTGGGTGGCGCCCCCCTGGCCCAGGGCACCGTCTACCTGTTGTTGCGCCGGCGCACCGCGCACGTGCTCACGGCGATCCTGATCGGCTTTGTCGTCATCGCCTCGGTGGCCGTGATCCTGTCGCCCATCGACTACTCGCAGGTCGAGGCGCATCGTCTGACCGGGCGCGTGTTCGGCTGGCAATGGGTGCGGGCGTTCAGCCCCTTCGTCAACATGTACGCCGTGGTCTTCCTGATCGGCGGCGCCATCCTGTCGGCGCTTCGCTACAGCGCCGACCCGGCGACCCGCCACCGGGTGATTGCGAATGTGCTGATCGCCACCGGCGCCATTCTGCCGGGCATCGGCGGCAGCGCCACGCGCATGGGCTACACCGAGGTGCTCTACGTCACCGAACTCGCCGGCCTCATCCTGACCTGGATGGGATACCGGATGAGCGTTCGCCCCTCACCGCAGGTGCGGGCCGTCGCCGTTAGTGCCTGACCCGGTAGGTGACCAACACGCATCCGCCCTCGAGCTGACGGCATTCCGTCAGCTCGAGCGGCACCCTCGCTCCCGAATCGAGAAACGCCGGCACGCCTGATCCGAGCAGGATCGGGTGCACGTTCAGCCCCACCTCGTCGATCACGCCCGCCTGGAGGAGGGAGGTGGCAAAGTTGCCGCCGCTCATCACAATGATGTCCTTGCCGGGCTGGGCCTTGAGCTTTCGCACGAAGTCGCCGGCGTCGCTCGTCACCAACTCCACGCCCTTGCCCGGCACGCTCGTCAGCGTGCGCGAGAACACGTAGCTCTTGAGGCCCTTCATGGATCCGCCACCGCCGCTGCCGGCGGCGCCCTGCCAGGTCTTGCGGCCCATCAGGACGGTGTCGGTCGAGGCCCACGACTGTTTCATGATCTCCTGCACGTCCTTGCTGAAGTGCAGCCAGTCGATGGCGCCGTCCTTGCCGGCGAAGAACCCGTCCAGGCTGCACGCACCGCCGTAGATGACCTTCCTCATCGCGCTCCTCCAGACCCGCGCCCGGCGCGGCGATGCATACTACGACGATCTTCGGTCTTCTACACGGAATCCGAACCCGTCCCCGATGAGTAGCCGGCGCACCAGATTAGGCACCTCGCCACCCAGACCATGGTCGCGGCGGCGCCGCATCGCCACTACTGAGGGGTTGCTGAGGCGGCTGTGGCTCAAATGGTAGTCGGGTCTCTGGCACAGCCCTTGTAGTGGAAGGGAGCTATCATGACCATCTTGAAGTGCGCGTCGTTCGGGCTGTTCTTCGCGGCCCTCGTTCCCGGGTGCGCGCGCGCGGACGCGGAGCCGTCCGCCATGGCGAGTGCTTCGACCACGGCATTGGAAGCGCAGAAGCCACGGGTGCCGTCTGACAAGCCGACGGCCAGCTTGTCGCCGGAGGCCGCCATCTCGGCCGCCCCGGACGGCGGGACCGCCCCGAACGCCCAGGGCGCGGCCACGCTCGAGTTCCAGAACCGCATCAAGAACTACCTGAGGATCCACAACGAGGGCGAGTCGAAGGTGCCGAACCTCAAGAACACCGACGATCCGAGGCAGATTTCCGACCGTGAGATGGCGCTCGCGAAGGCCATTCAAACACTTCGTGCCGGAGCGCAAATCGGCGAGATCTTCGCGCCCGAGTATCAGCCCTACTTCATCAAGATCGTCCAGGACGACTTCGCCACGCGATCCGCGGTGGACCGCAAGGCCATCATCAACGAACTGCCCAAGAACATGAAGGTGGACGTCAACACCGTTTACCCGACGGCGTTGCCGTTGGCGACGTTTCCGGCGGTGCTGCTCAGGAAGCTGCCCGACCTGCCGCCCGAACTCGAATACCGCCTGGTCGGCCGCAGCCTGATCCTGCGGGATGTGAAGGCCAACCTGATTGTTGACATCCTGAGGGATGTCGTCCCGACAATTCCCAGTTGATTGATGGACGCGCGATGAAGAGACACCCGCTCAAGCGATTCGTGCCGGCGCTCCTGGTGCTGGCGGCGGCCACTGTCCTGGCGGCCGGCATGGCCGAACAGGCACCGGCCCCCGCCACCGCCATGTCGGCGGTCACGGAAACACGCCCGCCCGTCGGCAAAGACTCGGTGAAGTTCCTCGTGCTCGGCGACACCGGCACCGGTGATCGCGCGCAGTACGACGTGGCGGCGCAGGCGTGGAAGTCGCACCAGGTGTTCCCGTACCAGTTCGCCATCATGCTGGGCGATAACATCTACGGTTCCGAGCGCCCGCAGGATTTCTCCCAGAAGTTCGAGAAGCCGTACAAGCCGATGCTCGACGCGAACATCCCGTTCTATGCGTCACTTGGCAACCACGACGACCCGAACCAGCGCTACTACAAGCCTTTCGGCATGGACGGCCAGCGCTTCTACAGTTACCAGAAGAGCGACGTCCGCTTCTTCGTGCTCGACAGCAACTACATGGACAAGGACCAGCAGGCCTGGCTGGACAAGGAGCTGTCGGCCTCGGACGCCAGGTGGAAGGTCGCTTACTTCCACCACCCGCTCTACTCGTCCGGGGGGGCGCACGGCTCCGAAGTTGACCTGCGCGTGATCGTCGAGCCGATGCTCATCAAGTACGGCGTCAACGTGGTCTTTGCCGGGCACGAGCACTTCTACGAGCGCATCAAGCCGCAGCGGGGCATTGCCTACTTCACGTCCGGCGGCGCGGCCAAGCTGCGCGAAGGCGACATCAGGATGGGCCCGCTGACGGCCAAGGGCTTCGATACCGAGCAGAGTTACATGCTGGTCGAGATCGACGGCGACGTCATGCGATTCCAGACCATCTCGCGCCGTGGGAAGGTCGTCGATTCCGGCGAGATTGCGCGGCAGGCCACGCCCGACACCAAGTCATGACGTCCCCTTCCACATCGTTGCGGCTTGCCGGCGGTGTGATCCTGGCGGCCGTGGTGGTGGCGGCGATCACCACGCCGGCCGGCACGACGGCGCCGAACCTCGCCGGCCAGGCGAACCTGTCGGAGCTGTGGCAGGACCCGGGCGACATCGCGGCGCGCGACCTGCGCTGGGGCCGTGGCGGCCAGGCGCTGGCCCCGTCGGCTGACGTGGAGTACGCGTTCAAGGCGATCGACGCGGTTGGCTACAGCGCGGGGTACGACGTGGTCGACCCCGAGGGCCGCCCGTGGGACGTGAAGACCGGCGACGAAGGCCAGCCCGAAGTGATTGCCAGCCGGCTGCTCTGGGCCGTTGGCTATCATCAACCCGTGGTCTACTACCTGCCCGAGTGGAGGCTGACGAACGGCCCGGTGCCACGTCCGCTCCCGGGGCGGTTCCGGCTCGAGTCCGACCACGCCGCTCTTGGCGACTGGTCATGGAACGAGAACCCGTTCAAGGGCACGCGGGAACTGAGGGGCCTGGTCCTGGCGAACCTGCTGATCAACAACTGGGATCTGAAGTCGAGCAACAACAAATTCCTCATGGTGCCCATGCCGGCCGGCACCGAGCGGTGGTTCGTCGTCCAGGATCTCGGCGCGTCGTTCGGAAAGACCGCGTGGCCGATCGGCACCCGCAACCGCCTCGAGGATTTCGAAAGCCAGCGCTTCGTGCTCGGCGTGCAGGACGGACGCGTGCAGTTCGACTACCACGCGCGCCACAGGGAACTGCTCGAAGACCTCGCGCCGGCCGACGTGCTGTGGATCCTGGGACTCTTTAATCGCATTACCGACCAGCAATGGAATGACGTCTTCTCGGCCGCGGCGATGTCGGCAGACACCAGCTCGCGTTACATCCGGAAGATGAAGGCAAAAATTCAGGAAGGGCTCGCACTCAGCGGGCAGGGAACGAGCTAGCCATGGACCCCTTGATCGTCGACCTCCCGGGCGTGATGGACAACTTCCAGGAAGAGGTTCTCGCGTCGCTCATCCGCCTGCCGCTGGCCGCTCTCCTCGGTACCGCGCTGGCGCTGCGCCCCAGGCGCAGCGGCACCCCTGAACGCCAGCCGGCCGTGGTGCAGACGCAGATCATTCTCGCGGTGGTTGGTTCGCTGATCATGTTGGTGGTGGGCGCGAGCCTCGCCCGCGCCTTCGGCATTGTCGGCGCCGCCAACCTGATTCGCTACCGCTCCAAGATCGACGATCCCAAGGACGCCGTCGTCATGCTGTGCGCGCTGTCGGTCGGGCTCGCGTCGGGCGTCGGCCTCTATGGCCTGGCCATTATCGGCACCGTCTTCATCGCCGCGTGCCTCTGGGTGATCGAAGGATTCGAGCCGCAAACGCGCATCTTCGAACTGAGCGTCAAGTTCGGCGCGAAGACGCCGGAGCTGAAGCCGAAGATCGAAGCCGTGCTGCGCCGCTTCAAGGTAAAATTCGAAATGCGCACCGCCGCGGAAGACACCGTGTCGTACATGGCCACGGCGCCCCGCGCTCTGAGCACCGACCGGGTGTCGAAGGCGCTGATGGAGCTCGAGCCGTCCGGAAAGGGCGCCATCGAGTGGGAAGAGAAGTCCAAGGCCAAGGTGCCGAAGTAACGTGAAGCTGATCATCCAACCGGACGCCGGTGTCGTGCCGATCATCCGGGCGATCAGGACCGCAACCAAGACGATTGACGTCTTCATCTTCCGCTTCGATCGCGACGAGGTGGAGAAGGCGTTGGCCGGCGCCGTGCAACGTGGCGTGACCGTGCGGGCCCTCATTGCCAACACCAACCGTGGTGGCGAAGGCCGCCTGCGGAAGCTGGAGCAACGCCTGCTCGCGGGCGGCGTGCAGGTGTCGCGCAGCGCCGACGATTTCCTGCGCTATCACGCCAAGTACATGATCGCCGACTCGACGCTGCACTTGCTCGGGTTCAACTTCACCAGGCTCGACATGGACAAGAGCCGGAGCTTCGCCATCTCCACCCGCGATGCCAAGGCGGTGCAGGAGGCGTCGAAGTTGTTCGAGGCCGACCTCTCGCGACAGCCCTACACGCCGGCGAAGTCGAATCTCGTGGT contains:
- a CDS encoding phospholipase D-like domain-containing protein translates to MKLIIQPDAGVVPIIRAIRTATKTIDVFIFRFDRDEVEKALAGAVQRGVTVRALIANTNRGGEGRLRKLEQRLLAGGVQVSRSADDFLRYHAKYMIADSTLHLLGFNFTRLDMDKSRSFAISTRDAKAVQEASKLFEADLSRQPYTPAKSNLVVSPETARDMLTAFIKGARKELAIYDAKVADPSILKLLRERIDKGVKVRVLGSVKGKDSGIDARPLLNMRLHVRAIVRDGTRAFVGSQSLRKDELENRREVGLIVTNPVAARKLLQVFESDWAESENGAKAEGEKSNGAKAKRAKAGNAA
- a CDS encoding MgtC/SapB family protein, coding for MDPLIVDLPGVMDNFQEEVLASLIRLPLAALLGTALALRPRRSGTPERQPAVVQTQIILAVVGSLIMLVVGASLARAFGIVGAANLIRYRSKIDDPKDAVVMLCALSVGLASGVGLYGLAIIGTVFIAACLWVIEGFEPQTRIFELSVKFGAKTPELKPKIEAVLRRFKVKFEMRTAAEDTVSYMATAPRALSTDRVSKALMELEPSGKGAIEWEEKSKAKVPK
- a CDS encoding dihydrofolate reductase family protein, translated to MRKVIYGGACSLDGFFAGKDGAIDWLHFSKDVQEIMKQSWASTDTVLMGRKTWQGAAGSGGGGSMKGLKSYVFSRTLTSVPGKGVELVTSDAGDFVRKLKAQPGKDIIVMSGGNFATSLLQAGVIDEVGLNVHPILLGSGVPAFLDSGARVPLELTECRQLEGGCVLVTYRVRH
- a CDS encoding TonB-dependent receptor, with amino-acid sequence MRTARVLLFVAALFAAVPSFAATISGTVFDTTGAAVPAARVVLRTVATGQEVTIETDAQGRYRFEAPLTGTYLVIVSHPGFSETARTVVVEQVEAALDVPMSLELGVMSTEVSVTASRSAREVRQIPLHVETLSDAAVEQMNATSTGDALASVVNVTPEGSGPFGVRPRLRGLDSTRMLVLVDGERMNTARQATNRTGAEVGLISPDSINRVEIINGAGTLMYGSDALAGTINIITNEPALSPTTQLLYGFNGLYSSNENGMRGTVTVGATSPRVSFRLQAGAEKYDNYQSGQFDVEDTRPLFAAGTLKQVDTIDTNFGFAFKAFPDPFNAPFVRTGSEILNSQAEGRFINASSLVKLGDRRSLRVRYQNRRMENVGFPDFEQPYFFNDTALPHSNFDKVSARYEAQAVTPWLANLSLTAYYQRTERLLRTTLPVQFPAPTAVTFFPINVMRLDIMSDTEQRVWTPGVDLHAVFVPAANHLLTTGATFYRDSSSDLRTTATTMSLVGQVALGARGPAAAPLPSPMALGPASIAHPVRVPDASLRDIAVFAQDEWRVRPALSVVAGLRGDFYTVNTEATPGYDVMSVIGNAKPAIDLSTLPDAAGATYSRKAMTGDIGIVSNPDGAINPFVRFGRSYRHPNLEELLFAGPATAGAIVPNVKIKPETGNNFDAGVKFRAGKVSGGAYYFLNQYQNFIAQDLVVATNSAGALAQSTNYGDVRITGVELNAAAPFVFRPGVLTLTGAAALTRGTITDGVNPLDNSSLAGTPFDNITPSKVIVNARFTQSSGRWWAEYGVRSQAEVKRVAETLLDSPFLIAQDLLALKGFTVQRAAFGVNITRGRDRVGLVLAVENLGDTYYREQFQFAPARGRSFTIGLNVGAF
- a CDS encoding metallophosphoesterase; amino-acid sequence: MKRHPLKRFVPALLVLAAATVLAAGMAEQAPAPATAMSAVTETRPPVGKDSVKFLVLGDTGTGDRAQYDVAAQAWKSHQVFPYQFAIMLGDNIYGSERPQDFSQKFEKPYKPMLDANIPFYASLGNHDDPNQRYYKPFGMDGQRFYSYQKSDVRFFVLDSNYMDKDQQAWLDKELSASDARWKVAYFHHPLYSSGGAHGSEVDLRVIVEPMLIKYGVNVVFAGHEHFYERIKPQRGIAYFTSGGAAKLREGDIRMGPLTAKGFDTEQSYMLVEIDGDVMRFQTISRRGKVVDSGEIARQATPDTKS